One genomic window of Panicum hallii strain FIL2 chromosome 6, PHallii_v3.1, whole genome shotgun sequence includes the following:
- the LOC112896246 gene encoding xyloglucan endotransglycosylase/hydrolase protein 8-like → MAARRSPLALLAASLAVLAAVASADSWLYEKFNTDGTVRADYDASGQQVAMLNLDRSSGAGFNSKEQYLYGEFSIQMKLIPGNSAGTVSCFYLTSGDSDDHDEIDMEFMGNSTGQPVVLNTNVWASGDGKKEHQFDLWFDPAADYHNYTIIWNPTNIIFKVDGNVIRCFKRYADLPYPSSRPMALHATLWDGSYWATEKGKVPIDWSGAPFVVSYRSYSADACVSGGACPAGSDRWMNKQPDAAEWGTIKWAESNYMRYNYCEDGWRFPQGLPAECSRS, encoded by the exons ATGGCAGCGCGGCGGTCCCCGCTGGCTCTGCTTGCGGCGTCCCTCGCCGTCCTGGCGGCCGTCGCGTCGGCCGACTCCTGGCTGTACGAGAAGTTCAACACGGACGGAACCGTCCGCGCCGACTACGACGCGTCGGGCCAGCAGGTGGCCATGCTAAACCTCGACCGGAGCTCCGGCGCCGGGTTCAACTCCAAGGAGCAGTACCTCTACGGCGAGTTCAGCATCCAGATGAAGCTCATCCCCGGCAACTCCGCCGGCACCGTCTCGTGTTTCTAC CTTACCTCCGGTGACAGCGACGACCACGACGAGATCGACATGGAGTTCATGGGCAACAGCACCGGGCAGCCGGTGGTGCTCAACACCAACGTGTGGGCCAGCGGCGACGGCAAGAAGGAGCACCAGTTCGACCTGTGGTTCGACCCGGCTGCCGACTACCACAACTACACCATCATCTGGAACCCCACCAACATCATCTTCAAGGTCGACGGCAacgtcatccgctgcttcaAGCGCTATGCCGACCTGCCGTACCCGAGCTCCAGGCCCATGGCGCTGCACGCCACGCTGTGGGACGGCAGCTACTGGGCCACCGAGAAGGGCAAGGTCCCCATCGACTGGTCGGGGGCCCCCTTCGTCGTCTCCTACCGCAGCTACTCCGCCGACGCCTGCGTCAGCGGCGGCGCGTGCCCCGCCGGCAGCGACCGGTGGATGAACAAGCAGCCCGACGCCGCCGAGTGGGGCACCATCAAGTGGGCCGAGAGCAACTACATGCGCTACAACTACTGCGAGGACGGGTGGAGGTTCCCGCAGGGGCTCCCCGCCGAGTGCAGCCGCAGCTGA